A segment of the Candidatus Bathyarchaeia archaeon genome:
CCTCGGGCTCCGGGATCCTCTCCAGCGTTGTAAAGGCGAACGGGTTGGTCGTAATACCCGAATGGAAGGAGGGAATAGAGGAGGGGGAAGAGGTCGAGGTCGAGCTCCTAAGGCCCTTGGATTGAGGCTAGCCTAGGGATTTTTGTACAGAAATTTATACAAATCTGCGGATCGGGCCTCAGCAGTAGCAGCGTTTCGAAGACCTTAAATAAGTGATTTTTCGCCAAATTTTCCAAAAAAACTAAAAAAGGAATCATCTCAGGTTTTTGACAATTTTTACTCAGTTATATTCGCAAATTCGTGCAATTTCATTGGCTTTCTCTATTTTATCCCGATTTTTTAGATTATAAAAATATATATCGAAATTTTCAGGAAGCCGGACGTTTTGAGCCCCATAATAAACTTTAAATTATAGTTCGCCGTAAACAACCAAGAATCGAAAGGAAAAGTCCAAGATCCAGATCGGGAAGATGTACAAATACAAGCAAATCTTGGCGACGTTCCACGGCTGCAAGGCCGATTTAATGGATGAAGCGGGCCTTCTCAAAACCTCCTTGGAGGCCATAAAAAGGGCGAAGATGGAGCTGGCGAGGACCAGCGGCGAAAACCCGCTTCACTATAAGGTCGATGAGGACGTCATGGGAGGGGGCGTTAGCATCAACGCCCTAATAGTTACCAGCCATTTGACAATCCATACCTCCAAGAAGTACAACAGCGTCGAGTTCGATTGTGCCACCTGCGGGGAAGATTCCGAGCCCGAGGAGGCCCTCAAGACCTTCATGGACTTCCTGAAGGCCGAGAGGGTAGAGATAAGGTACAAGAACTTCTGAACCCGCTCCCAAGCTTTCTTTACCCCATTCCGCCCCAGCCCGAGCCGCGATCATCGCCCATGATCGCCCGAGGGGGGCCTCCCGCCTCATAAAAACCGTCGTGGGAAATTTTGGTGGGGCCGGTGAGATCTGTCCTACGCCGATGGGCGTATTTGAACTCACGATCACGTGGGGTCCTTGGCCCCAATGGGCCACCCAAGCCACGTAGCGTAGACCAGGCTAGCCCACGGCCCCGCGCTTTCCCTCCCCCTTATGTAAATTAATTTTTTGCGCCCTGCCCCAGCGCTTGGAGGCCCCCTCGCGCTAAGGATCGGGCCCCGCGCTGAGAAGGAGGACCATCAAAGCTCCTTCGCATGCTCCACGAAGCCCAAGGCGATTAGGGAATACCCGTTCATGTAGATAAGATCCGAGAATAGCAGATGGGCCCCCGATCCGAGGGAGGTAGCCAAGTTGAAGAACGCATCCGCTAGGGATATGGCAGTTAACCCCACCGCCAATATTAGCCACGCCCTCGAAACCCTTCCCCCCTTGAAGGTTCGATAAAGGATTGATAGGAGGCCCAATAGGATGGCGTCCGATATCAAATAATACTCATAGATGAAGAGCTCGAGGGGGGA
Coding sequences within it:
- a CDS encoding S-adenosylmethionine decarboxylase, whose product is MYKYKQILATFHGCKADLMDEAGLLKTSLEAIKRAKMELARTSGENPLHYKVDEDVMGGGVSINALIVTSHLTIHTSKKYNSVEFDCATCGEDSEPEEALKTFMDFLKAERVEIRYKNF